One window of Acidobacteriota bacterium genomic DNA carries:
- a CDS encoding succinate dehydrogenase/fumarate reductase iron-sulfur subunit, with product MAENRTFHVWRGDAQQGEFKTYEVEVDPGMVVLDVIHRIQTHQAQDLAVRWNCKAGKCGSCSVEINGKPRLACMTRMNSFGPEQSITVQPLKTFPIVRDLVTDVSWNYEQNRRIRPFKPAPKDSDGQRRMYQEDVDRVQEFRKCIECYLCQDVCHVLRDRDGKDAFVGPRFMIRLAGLEMHPLDVDDRIPEIKKEFGSGLCNITRCCTEMCPEHINITDNGIIPLKERVVDRYYDPLRVIASKLFGKKFGGGETS from the coding sequence ATGGCTGAAAACCGTACGTTCCATGTTTGGCGGGGTGACGCTCAGCAGGGTGAGTTCAAGACCTACGAGGTCGAGGTTGACCCCGGAATGGTCGTCCTGGATGTCATCCACCGGATCCAGACCCACCAGGCGCAAGATCTGGCGGTCCGCTGGAACTGCAAGGCGGGCAAATGTGGATCCTGCAGCGTCGAGATCAACGGCAAGCCACGCCTGGCCTGCATGACGCGGATGAACAGTTTCGGACCCGAGCAGTCGATCACAGTTCAGCCCCTCAAGACCTTCCCGATCGTCCGCGACCTGGTGACGGATGTCTCCTGGAACTACGAACAGAATCGTCGCATTCGCCCGTTCAAGCCGGCGCCGAAGGATAGCGACGGTCAGCGTCGGATGTACCAGGAAGATGTCGATCGCGTGCAAGAATTCCGCAAGTGCATCGAGTGCTACCTCTGCCAGGATGTCTGCCACGTTCTCAGGGACCGCGACGGAAAGGACGCGTTCGTCGGGCCGCGATTCATGATTCGCCTCGCCGGCCTCGAGATGCACCCGCTCGACGTGGACGATCGCATACCCGAGATCAAGAAGGAATTTGGTTCAGGACTCTGCAACATTACCCGCTGCTGCACGGAAATGTGCCCGGAACACATCAACATCACCGACAATGGGATCATCCCGTTGAAGGAACGGGTTGTTGATCGGTACTACGACCCGCTGCGGGTCATCGCGTCCAAACTGTTCGGCAAGAAATTCGGCGGTGGCGAGACGAGTTAA
- a CDS encoding fumarate reductase/succinate dehydrogenase flavoprotein subunit has protein sequence MDVREIQTIEHDVVVVGAGGAGLRAAIECSAKGLDTGLISKSLLGKAHTVMAEGGMAAAMGNVDPRDDWKIHFRDTMRGGKFLNVWRMAEIHAREAPDRVRELEEWGAVFDRTRDGLINQRNFGGHRYPRLAHVGDRTGLELIRSLQDHGIHQGIVAHMECTALQLLKDGDRIAGIAAYWRETGRLVLFRCKAVILATGGAGKAWGVTSNSWEYTGDGLAVALEAGAEAMDLEFTQFHPTGMVWPLSVRGILVTEGVRGDGGVLLNSKGERFMFDYVPEKFASETADTVEEADRWLNGDGSARRPPELLTRDVVARAITAEVKAGRGSPHGGVFLDIASRRPADIIRRKLPSMYHQFKELAEVDITKEPMEVGPTLHYFMGGIRVDAESQQTRVPGLFACGECAAGLHGANRLGGNSLSDLIVFGSRAGAGAADYIQGLAQTPLADDAQIVAAFRRATAPLNRESGENPYLLQEELQEIMGSHVGIVRTHDELENGIEKLSALSERGKNVRSPGSSQYNPGWHQALSIRSLLLVSQAVARAAHVRQESRGAHTRLDFEGERDDWQNVNIVARLGDNDQLEVEKIQRPAPPEELAAIAYADIEDLDRRVAEERKSDG, from the coding sequence GTGGATGTAAGAGAGATCCAGACCATCGAACACGACGTCGTCGTCGTGGGTGCCGGTGGCGCCGGGCTCCGGGCAGCCATCGAATGCAGCGCAAAGGGCCTCGACACGGGGCTCATATCCAAGAGCCTGCTGGGGAAGGCGCACACGGTCATGGCCGAGGGCGGGATGGCCGCCGCCATGGGAAACGTCGATCCCCGTGATGATTGGAAGATTCATTTCCGCGACACGATGCGGGGCGGGAAGTTCCTCAACGTCTGGCGGATGGCCGAGATTCACGCCAGGGAGGCGCCCGACCGAGTCCGCGAACTCGAGGAATGGGGTGCGGTGTTCGACCGCACCCGTGACGGACTCATCAATCAGCGCAACTTCGGAGGGCATCGCTACCCTCGTCTGGCCCACGTCGGAGACCGTACCGGCCTGGAGTTGATTCGTTCGCTCCAGGACCACGGAATCCATCAGGGCATCGTGGCTCACATGGAGTGCACGGCGCTTCAGCTCCTCAAGGACGGAGATCGCATTGCAGGCATCGCGGCGTACTGGCGCGAAACGGGACGCCTGGTCCTGTTCCGATGCAAGGCGGTCATCCTCGCGACCGGCGGCGCCGGGAAAGCGTGGGGCGTTACCAGCAATTCCTGGGAGTACACCGGCGATGGTCTTGCGGTCGCCCTCGAGGCCGGTGCCGAGGCGATGGATCTGGAATTCACCCAGTTCCATCCGACCGGCATGGTGTGGCCTCTCTCGGTTCGGGGAATCCTCGTTACGGAGGGTGTACGTGGCGACGGCGGCGTATTGCTGAACTCCAAGGGCGAACGCTTCATGTTCGATTACGTCCCGGAGAAATTCGCGTCGGAGACCGCCGATACCGTCGAAGAGGCCGATCGATGGCTGAACGGCGACGGGTCGGCCCGTCGCCCCCCGGAACTTCTGACTCGCGACGTCGTCGCCCGCGCGATCACGGCGGAGGTCAAGGCCGGTAGAGGGTCTCCCCATGGCGGAGTCTTCCTCGACATCGCGTCGCGGAGACCTGCCGACATCATCCGACGCAAGCTCCCATCGATGTACCACCAGTTCAAGGAGTTGGCGGAGGTAGACATAACCAAGGAGCCGATGGAGGTCGGGCCAACCCTGCATTACTTCATGGGCGGAATTCGGGTCGATGCGGAGAGCCAGCAAACGAGAGTCCCGGGCCTGTTTGCCTGCGGCGAGTGCGCAGCCGGACTTCACGGGGCCAACCGTCTCGGCGGAAACTCGTTGTCGGACCTGATCGTGTTCGGATCGCGTGCCGGCGCCGGCGCCGCAGACTACATTCAAGGACTTGCGCAGACTCCGTTGGCCGACGATGCACAGATCGTGGCCGCATTTCGCCGTGCAACGGCACCCCTCAATCGTGAGTCCGGCGAGAACCCCTACCTCCTTCAAGAGGAGCTGCAGGAGATCATGGGGAGTCACGTGGGGATCGTGCGAACACACGATGAGCTCGAGAACGGCATCGAGAAACTCTCCGCGCTTTCAGAACGAGGCAAGAACGTTCGCTCCCCGGGATCCAGTCAGTACAACCCGGGCTGGCATCAGGCTCTCTCGATCCGTTCACTGCTCCTGGTCTCCCAGGCCGTCGCACGGGCCGCTCACGTGCGGCAGGAGAGTCGTGGCGCCCACACGCGTCTGGACTTCGAAGGTGAGCGCGACGACTGGCAGAACGTCAACATCGTGGCTCGTCTCGGCGACAACGATCAGCTTGAGGTGGAGAAGATCCAGCGCCCCGCGCCACCGGAGGAACTGGCGGCGATCGCGTATGCCGACATCGAAGACCTCGATCGCCGGGTCGCAGAGGAGCGGAAGAGCGATGGCTGA
- a CDS encoding succinate dehydrogenase yields the protein MGTTQLLADGGHPEGIAAGRRDDRWWLGVVTTAIILTLFVIYSTWAAFQGNHYYAAPYLSPFYSPVLFTETSMPGSAPLFHSAFGAWPEWWPDFLPTSPAFFILAFPGLFRFTCYYYRKAYYRSFTGSPPGCALVPAAKKMRKYHGETRLLILNNLHRYALYGALLFLPILWADVVASFVRNGEIGVGVGSGVLFMNATLLSGYTFGCHSFRHLIAGQKDCMSCGKQTLRFRMWKGSTWLNVFHARFAWLSLFWVAFSDIYVRLVSMGTIRDFNTWG from the coding sequence GTGGGTACCACGCAACTGCTGGCAGATGGCGGCCACCCCGAGGGGATTGCGGCGGGTCGACGTGACGACCGTTGGTGGCTTGGCGTGGTCACAACCGCCATCATCTTGACCCTCTTCGTTATCTACTCGACCTGGGCTGCCTTTCAGGGCAACCACTACTACGCCGCACCCTACCTGAGCCCTTTCTACTCTCCGGTGCTCTTCACGGAGACCTCCATGCCGGGGTCGGCGCCCCTCTTCCACTCCGCGTTTGGTGCCTGGCCCGAATGGTGGCCCGATTTTCTGCCGACCTCTCCGGCGTTCTTCATCCTCGCGTTTCCGGGTCTCTTCCGATTCACGTGCTACTACTACCGAAAGGCCTACTACCGCTCTTTCACCGGCTCCCCGCCCGGCTGCGCGCTGGTGCCGGCGGCCAAGAAGATGCGCAAGTACCACGGCGAAACCCGATTACTCATCCTGAATAATCTCCATCGCTACGCACTCTACGGCGCCTTACTCTTTCTTCCGATCCTCTGGGCGGATGTCGTTGCATCGTTCGTTCGCAACGGGGAAATCGGCGTCGGTGTCGGTTCTGGGGTCCTCTTCATGAACGCCACACTTCTGAGCGGCTACACGTTTGGGTGCCACTCATTCCGCCACCTGATCGCCGGCCAGAAGGATTGCATGTCGTGCGGCAAGCAGACATTGCGCTTCCGTATGTGGAAGGGATCGACGTGGCTCAACGTGTTCCATGCGCGCTTCGCATGGCTCAGCCTGTTCTGGGTCGCGTTCAGCGACATCTACGTCCGACTCGTCTCGATGGGCACCATCCGAGACTTCAACACGTGGGGCTGA
- a CDS encoding DUF4139 domain-containing protein yields MFPGKWKKHLLGTLIVTLAPSLPLIAGIKLITLPPRDRVEIQLDHGQVTLVEEERRVPLTAGLNEVVFAWANTSIDRSSIQLRPLEAPGDVEVISVSYPPGQSELVWQVAARSAGPARVRISYLIGRLDKTFAYRAEASEDESTLSLRQYVLLHNAANEEFGIAGMWPGFGARIERPIGVNETRKILTSRFEGVPIRKTYTADFARHGYQDSATKQLTIPMHYVLVNDDANGLGEFPLQFGKARIFQLDGHGGAAFLGEDWAAFTPRDDELKLFLGVTRDIVVKRTIDRRDEIRRDGNLRDYDVVVKYEIENFKDSQATLDIVESMNALRQEILGHSGRDVEWEIVGKKSLNSLIDDSRTTAESVVAQVTVPPASGDQGEGKKSFAFQLRIKNEW; encoded by the coding sequence ATGTTCCCAGGGAAATGGAAGAAACACCTGCTAGGCACGCTCATCGTCACGCTGGCACCATCGCTACCTCTCATCGCCGGCATCAAGCTGATCACACTCCCGCCCCGGGATCGCGTCGAGATCCAGTTGGATCATGGGCAGGTCACCCTCGTGGAGGAGGAACGCCGGGTTCCGCTCACCGCGGGGTTGAACGAGGTCGTCTTCGCCTGGGCCAACACGAGCATCGATCGCAGCAGTATCCAGCTGCGTCCGCTGGAGGCCCCCGGAGACGTCGAGGTGATCTCGGTCTCCTACCCACCGGGACAGAGCGAGTTGGTCTGGCAGGTCGCAGCACGAAGCGCGGGGCCGGCTCGGGTCCGTATCAGCTATCTGATCGGTCGCCTGGATAAGACCTTCGCCTACCGTGCGGAGGCATCCGAGGACGAGTCGACATTGTCTCTCCGTCAGTACGTGCTGTTACATAACGCCGCCAACGAGGAATTTGGAATTGCCGGGATGTGGCCCGGATTCGGTGCCCGTATCGAGCGGCCCATCGGGGTGAACGAAACTCGCAAGATCCTTACGTCTCGCTTTGAGGGCGTTCCGATTCGAAAGACCTACACCGCCGATTTTGCCCGCCATGGGTATCAGGATTCGGCAACGAAGCAACTGACCATTCCGATGCACTACGTGTTGGTGAACGACGACGCCAATGGCCTCGGCGAGTTTCCCCTCCAATTCGGCAAAGCCCGAATCTTTCAGCTGGATGGACATGGCGGGGCGGCGTTCCTCGGAGAGGACTGGGCGGCGTTCACGCCGCGCGATGACGAGCTGAAGCTGTTCCTCGGCGTGACACGAGACATCGTCGTGAAACGGACAATCGATCGAAGGGACGAAATCCGACGCGACGGCAACCTCCGAGACTATGACGTTGTCGTCAAGTACGAGATCGAGAACTTCAAGGACAGTCAGGCAACGCTGGACATCGTTGAATCGATGAACGCGCTGCGGCAGGAGATTCTCGGGCACTCGGGGCGTGATGTCGAGTGGGAGATCGTCGGGAAGAAGTCGCTCAACAGCCTGATCGACGACAGCCGCACGACGGCAGAATCGGTGGTTGCACAGGTTACCGTTCCCCCCGCGTCGGGAGATCAGGGCGAAGGCAAGAAGTCGTTCGCGTTTCAGTTACGCATCAAGAACGAATGGTAG
- a CDS encoding DUF4139 domain-containing protein, with translation MMKKMMTVLVASMIAIALAHGKNVDLSTVPGRDSVQLTIYNSEDLTLVRETRVVTFKQGMNPLQFSWAGTLIDPTSVDIRFRTQSGDLDLMDTTFPHDRPQTLYWNVQSAVDIDAVVEITYFTSGITWSADYRCVSDTEETRMSLDGYVKITNNSGEDYAGAQIRLVVGTINLVEKVTHLAERGILSERDADDYREGKKRLQQMPAVARREMMDAAAKSMVVAESMAPKDIVKEGLSEYFIFTIPGVESVPHTWSKRMRLFEGREVPFAIHYRYRVQQYGDMLARIFLLRNDESSGLGTTPLPDGVVRVYRDNGRDGLSFLAAQNSRYVPIGQEIELNLGADPEVVHERVRLKSFRDNFWFHRHGASIHVSPGEGHRIQMRDTIAGWDDHQRWIDRIRNYRDKPIDVEIRRSFDGHVIFESSLSPVLHDYRTPRFSASVPAGEHSDLSYELTFRQGYNKKQDNVTLRSAR, from the coding sequence ATGATGAAGAAGATGATGACGGTTCTTGTGGCTTCGATGATCGCAATCGCTCTTGCTCACGGAAAAAACGTCGACCTGAGTACGGTGCCGGGCCGAGACTCCGTTCAACTGACAATCTACAACTCGGAAGACCTGACTCTCGTCCGGGAAACGCGAGTGGTCACGTTCAAGCAGGGCATGAATCCACTACAGTTCTCCTGGGCCGGGACGCTCATCGATCCGACCAGTGTCGATATCCGCTTTCGGACACAGTCCGGAGACCTGGATCTGATGGACACCACGTTTCCTCACGACCGGCCGCAAACCCTCTACTGGAACGTCCAGAGCGCAGTCGACATCGATGCCGTCGTCGAGATCACGTACTTCACGTCGGGAATTACGTGGTCTGCCGACTACCGCTGCGTAAGCGACACGGAAGAGACGCGAATGAGCCTCGACGGCTACGTGAAGATCACCAACAACTCCGGTGAAGACTACGCCGGAGCACAGATCCGTCTAGTGGTGGGGACAATCAATCTTGTCGAGAAGGTGACTCACCTTGCCGAGCGAGGCATCCTGTCGGAGCGGGACGCCGACGACTATCGCGAGGGCAAGAAACGGCTTCAACAGATGCCGGCCGTTGCACGTAGAGAGATGATGGATGCTGCGGCAAAGAGCATGGTCGTCGCGGAATCGATGGCGCCCAAGGACATCGTCAAGGAAGGACTCTCGGAATATTTCATCTTCACGATCCCGGGCGTCGAGAGCGTTCCCCACACATGGTCCAAGAGGATGCGTCTGTTCGAAGGGCGCGAGGTGCCGTTTGCCATTCACTACCGCTACCGGGTCCAGCAATACGGCGACATGCTTGCTCGAATCTTCCTCCTGAGGAACGACGAGAGCAGCGGCCTCGGTACGACACCCTTGCCCGATGGTGTCGTCAGGGTCTATCGGGACAACGGTCGTGACGGGCTGTCGTTTCTTGCGGCGCAGAATTCGCGCTACGTTCCGATCGGTCAGGAGATCGAGTTGAATCTTGGAGCCGATCCTGAGGTCGTCCACGAGCGGGTCCGTCTCAAGAGCTTTCGCGACAATTTCTGGTTCCACCGACACGGCGCAAGCATCCACGTTAGTCCGGGCGAGGGGCATCGGATCCAGATGCGAGACACGATTGCGGGTTGGGACGATCATCAGCGGTGGATCGACAGGATTCGCAACTACCGGGACAAACCGATCGATGTGGAGATTCGTCGATCCTTCGACGGGCACGTGATCTTCGAAAGCAGTTTGTCGCCGGTACTCCACGATTACCGGACCCCACGCTTCTCGGCCAGCGTCCCGGCGGGGGAGCATTCGGACCTCTCGTACGAACTGACGTTCCGGCAGGGCTACAACAAGAAGCAGGACAACGTGACTCTTCGATCGGCCAGGTAG
- a CDS encoding PPC domain-containing protein, translated as MGRCSRRILILVCVLLVAISLPALADWTVSGTAMYRDREFGPTGFTGVEPLRPIRSADVEIIDAVALTVLASGATDDVGAFSILVSDNQTRDIEIRVLARGAGTPGLYLEVTNAAFVPYAIVSPTVNAHLPNADLDIGTLVAEIGQGGEPFNCWDAGLLGTDFVAFLDGSRPGSGDSLRIVWEASRGQPASTASFSRIDVRDTGAYDDTVILHEYGHFIVFNYSDSDNPGGPHGFAQCDQNPKLSWEEGHATFFGCAARKHHGVATPNIYVRTTGAAGPGHVSLYADLETETEYECDGDTSEVSIFTALWDVFDGPGDLDFTPGVDDTSIDLLDLDLVEHWETMTEGLPGRKRITSEDYWDAWFESPVQNGYLTEMITIFGEGVGIEHFEDSFEPNDTRASAMAVIPDGTLAHATFFTDPDGDGSGEDDRDVDWFWFDAVGGRTYHIETINLWSVADTKITVRDDGGPALASNDDREPGDASSFVEWVAPADGTYFVEVVQPNDFTYYGSFDLSVAAPDIDGDGIPNAEDPCPADAGNDIDVDGFCGDVDSCPSIFNPTQTDTDLDDEGDHCDLDDGTIHLILPDATTVQWQPEIGFTDWNLYRGDLAVLRGGGAYTQDPLGVPLATKLCLTNVESIVDADPIPSGQSVFFLVTGVSGSSEGDLGTDSLGMLRPNDNACP; from the coding sequence ATGGGACGTTGTTCAAGACGAATCCTGATACTCGTCTGCGTCTTGCTGGTCGCGATCAGTCTGCCGGCTCTTGCCGATTGGACCGTTAGTGGAACAGCGATGTACCGCGATCGTGAATTCGGGCCGACCGGTTTCACCGGGGTGGAGCCCCTTCGACCGATCCGCTCTGCGGATGTCGAGATTATCGATGCCGTCGCATTGACCGTCCTCGCCTCGGGAGCGACCGACGATGTGGGAGCGTTCTCGATACTGGTCTCGGACAATCAGACCCGTGACATCGAGATTCGCGTGCTGGCACGTGGAGCAGGGACTCCCGGCCTGTACCTCGAAGTGACGAACGCGGCATTCGTTCCGTACGCAATCGTCAGTCCGACCGTCAACGCCCACTTACCGAATGCGGATCTCGACATCGGCACCCTGGTTGCAGAGATCGGGCAGGGGGGGGAACCGTTCAACTGTTGGGACGCCGGGCTGTTGGGAACCGACTTCGTTGCCTTCCTCGACGGCAGTCGTCCGGGATCGGGGGATTCGCTCAGGATCGTCTGGGAAGCGTCCAGGGGGCAGCCTGCATCCACGGCATCCTTTTCGCGGATTGACGTGCGCGACACCGGTGCGTATGACGATACGGTGATCCTCCACGAATACGGCCACTTCATCGTGTTCAACTACTCCGACTCGGATAACCCCGGTGGGCCACACGGGTTTGCCCAATGCGACCAGAACCCGAAATTATCCTGGGAGGAGGGGCACGCGACGTTCTTCGGTTGCGCAGCCAGGAAACATCACGGTGTCGCCACGCCCAATATCTACGTCCGCACTACCGGTGCGGCAGGACCCGGGCATGTTTCCCTCTACGCCGATCTCGAAACCGAGACCGAGTACGAGTGTGACGGGGACACGAGCGAGGTCAGTATCTTTACCGCACTCTGGGATGTGTTTGACGGTCCCGGGGATCTGGATTTCACGCCAGGTGTGGACGATACTTCGATCGATCTGCTCGATCTCGATCTTGTCGAGCATTGGGAGACCATGACCGAGGGCTTGCCCGGTCGGAAGCGGATCACCTCCGAGGACTACTGGGATGCGTGGTTCGAATCCCCAGTGCAGAACGGATATCTCACGGAGATGATTACGATCTTCGGCGAGGGTGTCGGTATCGAGCACTTCGAGGATTCCTTCGAGCCAAACGACACACGTGCATCGGCCATGGCGGTGATTCCCGACGGGACTCTGGCGCACGCCACGTTCTTCACCGACCCCGACGGCGACGGATCCGGTGAAGATGATCGAGATGTTGACTGGTTCTGGTTTGATGCGGTCGGCGGTCGGACGTACCACATCGAGACAATCAATCTCTGGTCCGTGGCCGACACGAAGATCACCGTCAGGGACGATGGCGGGCCCGCCCTGGCGTCGAACGACGACCGCGAGCCCGGGGACGCGTCGTCGTTCGTCGAATGGGTTGCCCCGGCTGACGGCACGTACTTCGTCGAGGTCGTCCAGCCCAACGATTTCACCTACTACGGGTCGTTCGATCTGAGCGTCGCCGCCCCGGATATCGATGGGGACGGCATCCCCAACGCCGAGGACCCGTGCCCCGCTGATGCCGGCAACGATATCGATGTCGATGGTTTTTGCGGCGACGTCGATAGCTGCCCGTCGATTTTCAACCCTACGCAAACCGACACTGACCTCGATGACGAGGGTGATCATTGCGATCTCGACGACGGGACGATTCATCTCATTCTGCCGGATGCCACGACCGTCCAGTGGCAGCCTGAGATCGGATTCACCGATTGGAATCTTTATCGCGGAGATCTCGCGGTCTTGCGGGGCGGCGGAGCGTACACCCAGGACCCGCTGGGAGTTCCACTGGCCACGAAACTCTGCCTGACGAATGTGGAATCGATCGTCGATGCCGATCCGATCCCGTCGGGACAGAGCGTCTTCTTCCTGGTGACGGGCGTATCGGGATCCAGCGAGGGCGACCTCGGAACGGACAGTCTGGGTATGCTTCGACCCAACGACAACGCCTGCCCCTGA
- a CDS encoding DUF2914 domain-containing protein — MDNFGQKLRQERERRNMPLEDLSRSSRIGLQYLEALERNEFESLPGPRAFGKLYIRAYAEILGFDPEPLIAEYDQERYRRIREARERPAEPVEEPAAEIEEESMVTEPEQPLPTAAAEPVAVPRRRGLWMVAVVLSVVAVWVVIRLLSADESPSPAVQQALPVPQPAMSIPEVVESSDPEPEASEPTPPPLPNSHLSVTDTGLGLGIRNHRVRETTTDFEEGQVAWFTTRVEGGTRGEVVRHVWLRGGGWVQTIELGLGSASWRTRSSKTLWGTGDWSVEARDVEGNVLARAEFSVHSRG; from the coding sequence ATGGATAACTTCGGCCAAAAACTGCGACAGGAACGAGAGCGACGGAACATGCCGCTCGAGGATCTCTCCCGCTCCAGCCGCATTGGTCTTCAGTACCTGGAAGCCCTCGAACGAAACGAGTTCGAGTCCCTGCCGGGGCCACGAGCGTTCGGCAAGCTCTACATCCGCGCCTACGCCGAGATCCTGGGGTTTGATCCGGAACCCCTGATCGCCGAGTACGACCAGGAACGGTATCGACGGATTCGGGAAGCCCGCGAGCGGCCCGCAGAGCCCGTCGAAGAACCCGCCGCAGAGATCGAAGAAGAATCGATGGTGACAGAGCCCGAACAGCCGCTCCCCACGGCGGCGGCGGAGCCGGTGGCTGTCCCACGTCGGCGCGGTCTGTGGATGGTCGCGGTGGTTCTGAGCGTGGTCGCCGTCTGGGTTGTCATACGGCTGCTCTCCGCGGATGAGTCCCCGAGCCCCGCGGTGCAGCAAGCGCTGCCCGTCCCCCAGCCTGCGATGTCGATTCCCGAAGTCGTTGAGAGTTCCGACCCTGAACCCGAAGCGTCGGAGCCGACGCCTCCACCCTTACCGAACAGCCATCTGAGCGTGACGGATACCGGGCTCGGGCTCGGTATCCGCAATCATCGTGTTCGCGAAACGACGACCGATTTTGAGGAGGGGCAGGTCGCGTGGTTTACGACCCGTGTCGAGGGTGGCACCCGAGGCGAAGTGGTTCGACATGTTTGGCTACGCGGTGGGGGATGGGTGCAGACGATCGAATTGGGACTCGGTAGTGCTAGCTGGCGCACGCGAAGTTCAAAGACGCTCTGGGGAACCGGGGACTGGAGCGTCGAGGCTCGCGATGTGGAAGGTAACGTCCTGGCGAGAGCCGAGTTTTCAGTTCATTCGCGGGGCTGA
- a CDS encoding phosphatase PAP2 family protein, which yields MREDRRRIPVGLTLLCLALGTPLLADESAWTPPETPENPLKSTELGQGSYPDPSSGTDRKYWRRNLFKRVGSDQKFLITTWWPAEFRRIGFTVPLAASVIGATQGGQGSSSADHQLSSGFGHWGSGEQKGAHEFLTQIGDRRAVAALIGSSYLISRWAGNERIERTASLTGEALINTTIYVGVLKRVSKRARPNDHGGGEFFISSPMEHEETDSFPSGHAAGAFAMAAVIAGEFHERRWVSVVAYSTATLITFSRVSLERHYPSDVIAGAVLGQSIGKMVTHRSRGLDDEPVPLWRRFQPAVDPGTGDFEVRYQHSW from the coding sequence ATGCGGGAAGACAGACGGCGGATTCCCGTAGGGTTGACCCTTCTCTGCCTGGCCCTTGGAACCCCCCTCCTGGCCGACGAATCCGCCTGGACCCCGCCTGAAACCCCGGAAAACCCACTCAAGAGCACGGAGTTGGGTCAGGGCTCGTATCCCGACCCCTCCTCCGGCACCGATCGCAAATACTGGCGCCGAAACCTGTTCAAGCGCGTGGGCTCGGACCAGAAGTTCCTCATCACGACTTGGTGGCCGGCGGAATTCCGGCGGATCGGGTTCACGGTGCCGTTGGCGGCGTCGGTGATCGGGGCCACCCAGGGGGGGCAGGGCTCCAGCTCCGCCGACCATCAGCTCTCGTCCGGATTCGGTCATTGGGGTTCCGGGGAACAGAAGGGTGCCCACGAATTTTTGACCCAGATCGGCGATCGGCGGGCGGTCGCGGCCCTGATCGGCAGCAGCTATCTCATCTCTCGCTGGGCCGGCAATGAGCGCATCGAGCGCACCGCCAGCCTGACCGGTGAGGCGCTGATCAACACGACGATCTACGTCGGAGTGCTCAAGCGGGTGTCAAAGCGTGCGCGTCCCAACGACCATGGCGGCGGGGAGTTCTTCATCTCGAGTCCCATGGAACACGAGGAGACCGACTCCTTTCCGTCCGGCCATGCCGCCGGTGCCTTCGCGATGGCGGCGGTGATCGCCGGCGAGTTTCACGAGCGACGCTGGGTCTCCGTGGTCGCTTACAGCACAGCCACGTTGATCACCTTCTCGCGGGTCAGCCTGGAGCGGCACTACCCTTCGGATGTGATCGCCGGCGCGGTCCTGGGTCAGAGTATCGGCAAGATGGTGACGCATCGGTCTCGTGGACTCGATGACGAACCCGTTCCACTCTGGCGACGATTCCAGCCTGCCGTCGACCCTGGCACCGGCGACTTCGAGGTTCGTTACCAGCACAGCTGGTGA